In Electrophorus electricus isolate fEleEle1 chromosome 6, fEleEle1.pri, whole genome shotgun sequence, a single genomic region encodes these proteins:
- the or101-1 gene encoding olfactory receptor 6N1, producing the protein MNTTDPVTVFIIDGLKDRYMILFSIFLTIYILILCGNSMIMYVIRTDCRLNSPMYLYLHNLSFSDMVYTSVTIPNMLSGFLVEVKTISKTGCFVQMYFFLSMGITVRALLTVMAFDRYLAICHPLRYISIMTRKVCFLLIFLAWFFGWIIPVPSLILAVPLPFCGPNIVKHILCDHSSLVRLACTDITRNSAVALIFALIALIGTFLLILASYISIGKTIIRMGSAERLKALGTCGSHLIVVCISYVSASCVYISYRVTMFDSEVRLVFAVLYSVLTPLLNPFIYSLRNKELQDAFKRAFSRCNTASHTSKCVRKAVPSIS; encoded by the coding sequence ATGAACACGACAGACCCAGTAACAGTTTTCATTATTGATGGTTTGAAAGACAGATATATGattctattttctatttttcttacAATATATATTCTTATACTCTGTGGAAACAGTATGATCATGTATGTCATAAGAACAGACTGCAGACTGAATTCACCCATGTATTTGTATCTCCATAATTTATCATTCTCTGACATGGTCTACACATCAGTGACTATTCCAAACATGCTGTCAGGATTTCTAGTTGAAGTTAAGACCATTTctaaaacaggatgttttgtgcaaatgtatttttttctctctatggGTATAACAGTACGTGCTTTGCTAACAGTTATGGCTTTTGATAGGTACTTAGCTATCTGTCATCCTTTACGCTACATATCAATTATGACTAGGAAGGTTTGCTTTTTGCTCATATTTTTAGCATGGTTCTTTGGATGGATCATACCTGTCCCTTCCCTGATTTTAGCAGTGCCACTACCATTCTGTGGGCCCAACATAGTTAAACATATCTTGTGTGATCACAGCTCACTTGTGCGTCTGGCCTGCACGGACATCACAAGGAACAGTGCAGTAGCACTAATCTTTGCCTTAATTGCCCTTATTGGTACTTTCCTGCTAATTTTGGCATCATATATCAGCATTGGGAAAACCATCATCAGAATGGGCTCAGCTGAACGACTGAAAGCTCTTGGTACTTGTGGCTCCCACCTGATAGTGGTCTGCATCTCTTATGTGTCAGCCTCCTGTGTGTACATCTCTTACCGAGTGACCATGTTTGACTCAGAAGTACGTTTGGTTTTTGCTGTGCTTTACTCTGTACTGACACCCCTGCTGAATCCCTTCATTTACAGCTTAAGGAATAAAGAACTGCAGGATGCATTTAAAAGAGCCTTCAGCAGATGcaacacagcctcacacacaagTAAGTGTGTCAGGAAAGCTGTGCCCTCTATCTCATGA